Genomic segment of Blastocatellia bacterium:
GTGTTGGGGAACCAGGAACTATTGTACCAGAAAGATTACCATAGAATAATCCTACCCAAGTGTCTGGCCCACCAGGTAAAGTTAAAAGATCAAAAACATTTCCAAGATCAGCATCATTTCTTACAAATGCAGCAGCTAAAGGATCTGCGGCTCCAGCATCAATTGCAGCCCAAGCTAATGGATTAGCAATATCTGGAACTATAAAAATAGCTGATCTTATTCCAAAATCCCTACTCAAGCTTCTTCCACTGTTTACTAATCGAGTTTGTGCCATTTGAATTAATTCAGCACCTAAGCTGTGTCCTAGAATGGCATTTGGTCTAATATTTCTAAATTTAAGTTGTCGTAAAGAGCCTAATAAAGCTGTTACATAATCATCCATGGTAAGATCACCGAATTTAACAGCACCTACAGGAAATCCACTATTACCATGACCAGGATGATCAAGAAGTATCATTTTGGAAACATTTGCATCGCTAGCAATAAGTGATTGTGCTAGAGGAATAAATGTTTTGCTTGTTTGTCCTGTTCCATTTAGAACCAATATTGAGTGTTTGCCTTTTTGAGAACCACTTTTAGCAATAACAGTTGCTCCCATTTGAACGCTAACATTGCTTCTTAATTGGACATTAAACTTTACAACGGAACTAGTTGTTTGTGCTAATGCATTGGTTAGAGTCAACAATGTAAACAGCAAGAACCCTAAAATAGAATTAAAAAATACTTTTTTCACAAAACCTCCTAAAATTTTAAATTAACCTGTTTCTTGTCATAAGATGACGCGTAATTTCTATTCAAAAAGCATCATGAATAAATCACGATAAAAGAGTTTTCCCTAAAAGTTTAATTTCTTGCCCATAGTTTTAGGTTTTGGGAAAGTGAAATCGCTTTTAGATAAAAACTTAATAGTAGGAAAATAAT
This window contains:
- a CDS encoding alpha/beta fold hydrolase, with amino-acid sequence MKKVFFNSILGFLLFTLLTLTNALAQTTSSVVKFNVQLRSNVSVQMGATVIAKSGSQKGKHSILVLNGTGQTSKTFIPLAQSLIASDANVSKMILLDHPGHGNSGFPVGAVKFGDLTMDDYVTALLGSLRQLKFRNIRPNAILGHSLGAELIQMAQTRLVNSGRSLSRDFGIRSAIFIVPDIANPLAWAAIDAGAADPLAAAFVRNDADLGNVFDLLTLPGGPDTWVGLFYGNLSGTIVPGSPTPSQAVSNGFIALDSGAMVKQLIGLPDTPGGPRKPRPTIAANTFSRNSGTPAGVIALEQDGLYVFPDEHRNVYRFVTGDQTDKLFFSFTGSNTVHNLHTITPGFYNNVIKQILSSCDDDNDDDDDNDDDDDN